From one Microlunatus sp. Gsoil 973 genomic stretch:
- a CDS encoding aldo/keto reductase, with product MEHLRLGRTGLLVSRLCLGTMTFGLQSDESTSFAIMDAAAEGGIDFFDTADVYPLGGELELKGRTEEIVGSWLKGRRDEFVVATKCVGRMGPNPWDQGASRKHIMAAVEDSLRRLQTDYIDLYQLHSDDPETPLDETLQALDDLVRQGKVRYVGCSNFLAYRLARAIGRSEARDLVRFESVQPRYNLLFRQIERELLPLAVEEQLGVIPYNPIAGGLLSGKHDRTAPPPEGRFTLGNAASNYQNRYWHEREFDTVEQLRDIAAESGRSLVTLAVGWVLANPAVTAPIIGASRPDQLADSLAAAEVTLDDGMLARLDELTRDYRMGDAAR from the coding sequence GTGGAACACCTACGTCTTGGACGAACCGGATTGCTGGTGTCGCGGCTGTGCCTCGGCACGATGACCTTCGGCCTGCAGAGCGACGAATCGACATCGTTCGCGATCATGGACGCCGCCGCGGAGGGCGGCATCGATTTCTTCGACACAGCTGATGTCTACCCGCTGGGCGGCGAGTTGGAACTCAAGGGTCGCACCGAGGAGATTGTCGGCAGCTGGCTGAAGGGGCGCCGCGACGAGTTCGTCGTGGCCACCAAGTGCGTGGGACGGATGGGCCCCAACCCGTGGGACCAGGGTGCCTCACGCAAACACATCATGGCTGCGGTCGAGGATTCCCTGCGTCGACTGCAGACCGACTACATCGACCTCTACCAATTGCACAGCGACGACCCCGAGACGCCGCTGGACGAGACTCTGCAGGCGCTGGACGACCTGGTGCGGCAGGGCAAGGTGCGGTATGTCGGTTGCTCCAACTTCCTGGCCTACCGGCTGGCCCGGGCGATCGGGCGCAGCGAGGCCCGCGACCTGGTCCGTTTCGAATCCGTGCAGCCGCGCTACAACCTGCTGTTCCGCCAGATCGAGCGCGAGTTGTTGCCGCTGGCCGTCGAGGAGCAACTCGGCGTGATCCCCTACAACCCCATCGCCGGCGGTCTGTTGTCGGGCAAGCACGACCGGACCGCGCCGCCGCCGGAGGGCCGGTTCACCCTGGGCAACGCCGCGTCGAACTACCAGAACCGGTACTGGCACGAGCGGGAGTTCGACACCGTCGAGCAGCTCCGCGACATCGCCGCCGAGTCCGGCCGGTCGCTGGTCACCCTGGCCGTCGGCTGGGTGCTGGCCAACCCCGCGGTCACCGCGCCGATCATCGGAGCAAGCCGACCGGACCAGTTGGCCGACTCGTTGGCCGCGGCCGAGGTCACGCTGGACGATGGGATGCTGGCGCGGCTGGACGAGCTGACCCGCGACTACCGGATGGGCGACGCTGCCCGCTGA
- a CDS encoding GAF domain-containing protein, which translates to MDLYAELDAAKSVVEVGEVVRHLGRSCCRADGATFVLRENDQCFYADEDAIAPLWKGQRFPIGSCISGWAMMHGEPAVVPDITTDARIPQSAYRPTFVKSLLMMPVGAPDPSAAIGAYWARLHWPTDQEIGNLRALAQRTATVLRRVGLTEAPWAPNFRGIG; encoded by the coding sequence ATGGATCTGTACGCCGAGCTTGATGCGGCGAAGTCGGTTGTCGAGGTCGGCGAGGTGGTGCGCCACCTCGGCCGCAGCTGTTGCCGGGCAGACGGTGCGACCTTCGTGCTGCGTGAGAACGATCAGTGTTTCTATGCCGACGAGGATGCGATCGCCCCGTTGTGGAAGGGACAGCGGTTCCCGATCGGTAGCTGCATCTCCGGTTGGGCGATGATGCACGGGGAACCGGCAGTCGTTCCCGACATCACCACGGATGCGCGGATCCCGCAGTCGGCCTACCGGCCGACCTTCGTCAAGAGCCTGCTGATGATGCCGGTGGGCGCTCCCGACCCGTCGGCCGCGATCGGCGCCTACTGGGCGCGTCTCCACTGGCCGACCGATCAGGAGATCGGGAACCTCCGGGCGTTGGCGCAGCGGACGGCGACGGTGTTACGACGGGTGGGGTTGACAGAGGCGCCCTGGGCGCCGAACTTCCGTGGGATCGGGTAG